The Leucobacter viscericola sequence CCGAGCTTGAGGCGAAGGTTGTGGAGGATGCGCCGAAGGTATTGTTTGCTGATTCGGTGGCGGCGTCGAAGTCCACGATCCTCGTTGGGGAGCTCGCGAAGATTCTCCGCGGTAATGGTGTCGATATTGGGCAGAACCGGTTGTTTGAGGTGTTGCGTGATGAGGGTTACCTGATCCGGCGTGCGGGGTCTGACCGGAACATGCCGACCCAGTATGCGATGGAGCTTGGCTTGTTCGAGATCAAGGAGACCGCGGTCACGCATTCGGATGGTCATGTGACGATCTCTAAGACGCCGAAGGTGACGGGCAAGGGTCAGCAGTATTTCGTGAACCGTTACGCCGAGAAGGCGGTGGCATGATGAGCAGCATGGTGTTGGATGGTGCCGCGCCAAGGTCGCGTGCTTCTGATCCGGTTACGTCGGTTGATGCGGGCCGGTCGGTGAATGTGAATGCGTCGCAGGCTGCCGTGTTGGAGGCTATCGAGCGCACTATGGATCACGGCATCACGCAGGGGGCGCTTGAGGAGTTCCTGTCGGGTACTTGGTCGCCGTCGCGGATCCGGTCTGCGGTGTCTGAGCTTGAGGATCGGGGACTTGTTGAGGCTACCGGCGAGACACGTGCAACGGTTTACGGGCGTCAGGCTCGCGTGTACCGGGCAGTGAAGGCGGTGTCCTGATGATTGGCGTACTGACCGCGGTCATCATGCTGGTCACGGGTTGGTGTTTGTGTGAGACACGTCACCAGATGAAGGTCATGAAGTCGCGTAGAGAAGATGTGGCGTGATGGGTGCTTGGTTTGGTCAGGTGTGTGCGTTGCTGGCTATCGGGTTCTTTGCGGCTACGTTGATTGATTCGTGGCAAGCGGATCGTAGGGAGGCTCAGGCTGAACGGGAACGGCAAGCAATTTCCGCCTTCCGGTCCAGGACCGGTAGCTCACGTCTACATGCTCTGGATGTTTTCGAGTATGCGCGTCAATGTGGAACATCACTGGATAGTGGAGATTTCGACGCAGTATCTCCTCAGGTTCTTGCATTGACACCTGGAAGCGTCCGATGCGGTCCTCGCACTCCACGCCGAATACCTTCACGTCTATTTCGCCGACGTTGGTTAGTCGGTAGATGGTGGCGTCCATCAGGGAGGTCTGGTGGATGAGTTTCAGTTTGAGTGATTTCATTTCGATGCGTCGGCGGTTGTCGATCCATCCGGCTACAGCAATGACTAGGGCTGCGGTTGCGATGACGTTGTAAATGATTTCTGCCACAGTTTCAGCCTAGTCCTCTTGAAAATTTCGAGGGTTTCGACCCTACCGGTGCTTTTTGTACCCAAAAACGGGGCTGTCGCGGTCATACGCGGCAGTTTCACGACGAGTCCATCGTCACGAGTCACCCCTTCATCGGGCTGGCCATGACTGACAGCGGGCGAAGTAATTCAATAACAGATAACCAGCACATGAGGTTGCGGCGTGGAGTAATGACCCGTCGTGTAGGGCGTTGTGTGTGGGGAGCGCTTGTGGAAGTAACGGAGTACCGAGCGCGAGTCGGGCTGGCAAGCCTGCGGAAGTCCTGGGGGTGGAACCTCAGGCATGATTTTTGCCCCGTTCGCGGGGTGGGCGGTGTGTGGTGCCGTGTGCCGACTGGGATACCCGGGCACACGTGGGGTTCGAATCCCCAACCGTCACTGGGCGATGTGCGCCCTCATCTAGGTAGAGAGAAGGTAGTCGTGGAGAAGAAGTTTGAACTTACAGGCGAGTCGCGTATGGGGCGGCTCGGGGTTACGGTCCATCAGATCCGTGCGACCGAGGACATTCCTCGCCGCGGTATCCGTAAAGGCGATCTCGGAGGCTGGGTAGAGTCGGCAGACCTACCCAACGGCAACGCGAGGGTGTCCGGCGACGCGTGGGTGTCCGGCAACGCGGAGGTGTCCGGCAACGCGTGGGTGTCCGGCGACGCGTGGGTGTCCGGCGACGCGAGGGTGTCCGGCAACGCGTGGGTGTACGGCGACGCGTGGGTGTCCGGCGACGCGAGGGTGTCCGGCAACGCGAGGGTGTCCGGCAACGCGAGGGTGTCCGGCAACGCGTGGGTGTCCGGCAACGCGAGGGTGTCCGGCGACGCGAGGGTGTCCGGCGACGCGAGGGTGTCCGGCAACGCGTGGGTGTCCGGCAACGCGAGGGTGTCCGGCAACGCGAGGGTGTCCGGCAACGCGAGGGTGTACGGCGACGCGAGGGTGTCCGGCGACGCGGAGGTGTCCGGCAACGCGGATCTCGAAAAGCACTGGCACTACCTCGTAGTAGGCCCGATTGGATCCGAAGGCGTTACCGCAACGTTCGTTCGCACCAAGAACGGCAAGCATCGCCTCAACGTGGGGTGCTGGGATGGCACGCTCGGCACGTTGATGGCTGAGGTAAAGCGACGTCGCGCCGGATGGGTTGCTGACGAGGATACGCAGGAGCTCTGGGTGTTGCAGTACAAGGGGCTGCGGGATCTCGGGAAAGCTACCGTGAAGCGTTGGAAGAAGGCGAAGTCGGATGACTGAGCAGATTGATGCGGTGATCGCGGTGCCGGTAGCGGTGCTCGTGCTTGCTGGCGTGGGTTGGCGGGAGCGGGCAGTGCTCGTGGAGTGGTTGGGGTGTCGTAAATGATTACGTTCAGAGTTGATGGTGTGCCGGTGCCGCAGGGTTCTAAGACGGTGGCGCAGGGTGGCGGTAAGGCGTGGCTGCGTGACGCGAATGGTGCGAAGTTGAAGCCGTGGCGCGCGCTCGTTCAGAGTGTCGCTGAGGCGGCGCTGCTCGAGGCGGGTGGTGTCGGGTTTGACTGTCCCGTGGAACTGCACGTGACATTCTTCATGCCGCGCCCGAAGAAGCCGAAGTTCCATCTACCGGCCACGAAACCGGACATCGACAAGTTGCTGCGTGCGGTCATGGATGCGCTCACGAAGTCGGGTGTGATTCGTGACGATTCTCGCGTAACTGCAGTGTCGATGTACGAGTCATTCACGGACGATCTCAACCCGGCGGGTGTTGATGTGTCGGTGTTTGAGGATCGGAGGGAACGGTGACTGATGAGGAGCTTGAGCGTATGACTGCGCCGAAGCGCTACAACATTGCCCCGTACCAGCCTCATGGTGCGGGGCTTACTGTTTCCGCGGTCATGCAGCCAGAACGGAAGCACAGGTGCGGGCGGTGTGCGAACCCGTTCACGTATGGGCGTGAGGACTGCCCCAGAAAGAAGGTGCGCGATGCGTGACCGAGGCGAACCCGAACGGGACTGGGCGGACGCAGCTGATGACCTTCGGGACGATCCCGAGTACCAACGCATCGCCGCGGAAGACCTCGCGAACGACTACAAGGTTCAAGACGACAGATTGGAGCGAGCACTTGAGCGAGCAAATGAGGCGTGAGGGTGTCGTGTACGGGATGCCCGAAGCCGAGTACCACGCGCCGAGAGATGAGCTGTCATCAGCCGGAGCCAAGCTCATTCTCGAATGCGCCGCGAAGTTCAAATATCAGGTGATCGACGGGAACCGGGTCCACCGTCCCGCGTTCGATCTCGGGACGGCGGTGCACACGAAAGTGCTCGGGGTTGGTGCTGAATTTATTGAGTATCCCAACGAGCATTTGACAGCATCAGGCAACGTGTCCACGAAGGCCGCAACAGTGCTGTGGGAGAACGAAATGCGAGAGGCGGGACACATCATCCTCACGCCCGCTCAAGCACTGCAGGCGGACTGTATGGCTGAGGCCGTGTTGCGGGAGCCGGAGTCACGCCGATTGTTTGAGCGCGAGGGCAATGCCGAAGTGTCCATCTTCCACGAGCTCAATGGAGTAAAGCGCCGCGGAAGGTTTGACTATCTTCCCTCTGAGGGCGGTTTCGCGGTCGATCTGAAAACCACATTGGATGCGTCACCGTTCGGTTTTCGTTCGTCGGTTGAGAATTTTGGCTATCACATTCAGTACGGCCACTACACGGACATTCTTGAGCGCATCACTGGCGAGAAACGGGACATGATTTTCGTCGTGGTTGAGAAGGCGCCTCCCTACCTTGTCAATGTCATCAGGTTCGACGAGCTTGAGGACTATGCCCGATTCGGCGAGACAGAAGCGCTCGAAGCAGTGGACAGATACCGGCGCTGCATGGAGTCCGGCGAATGGCCCGGCTATCTCGAACAAGGCATCACAAAGATCAAGCCGTCAATGCGGTTAGTCTACGACTTTCAGGACAAATACGAGAGTGAGGAAATGCAGTTATGAGTGAGATGAGTATCGAACCCAATAGTGAGCAAGTG is a genomic window containing:
- a CDS encoding polymer-forming cytoskeletal protein, translating into MEKKFELTGESRMGRLGVTVHQIRATEDIPRRGIRKGDLGGWVESADLPNGNARVSGDAWVSGNAEVSGNAWVSGDAWVSGDARVSGNAWVYGDAWVSGDARVSGNARVSGNARVSGNAWVSGNARVSGDARVSGDARVSGNAWVSGNARVSGNARVSGNARVYGDARVSGDAEVSGNADLEKHWHYLVVGPIGSEGVTATFVRTKNGKHRLNVGCWDGTLGTLMAEVKRRRAGWVADEDTQELWVLQYKGLRDLGKATVKRWKKAKSDD
- a CDS encoding PD-(D/E)XK nuclease-like domain-containing protein, which codes for MSEQMRREGVVYGMPEAEYHAPRDELSSAGAKLILECAAKFKYQVIDGNRVHRPAFDLGTAVHTKVLGVGAEFIEYPNEHLTASGNVSTKAATVLWENEMREAGHIILTPAQALQADCMAEAVLREPESRRLFEREGNAEVSIFHELNGVKRRGRFDYLPSEGGFAVDLKTTLDASPFGFRSSVENFGYHIQYGHYTDILERITGEKRDMIFVVVEKAPPYLVNVIRFDELEDYARFGETEALEAVDRYRRCMESGEWPGYLEQGITKIKPSMRLVYDFQDKYESEEMQL
- a CDS encoding RusA family crossover junction endodeoxyribonuclease — its product is MITFRVDGVPVPQGSKTVAQGGGKAWLRDANGAKLKPWRALVQSVAEAALLEAGGVGFDCPVELHVTFFMPRPKKPKFHLPATKPDIDKLLRAVMDALTKSGVIRDDSRVTAVSMYESFTDDLNPAGVDVSVFEDRRER
- a CDS encoding MarR family transcriptional regulator gives rise to the protein MMSSMVLDGAAPRSRASDPVTSVDAGRSVNVNASQAAVLEAIERTMDHGITQGALEEFLSGTWSPSRIRSAVSELEDRGLVEATGETRATVYGRQARVYRAVKAVS